The window TTTTCGGTAGAGCATAGAAGAGAAACTGAACATAAAGAATGTGACAAGTTTAGAGGGTCAAAATGAAGTGATTTAAACTTTTATTTGTTTCTTTACTTTTTTCAATAATATTACCATGAAAGCTATATAATTGAATGATTCCCAGCTTGCAACAGTGG of the Dysgonomonadaceae bacterium PH5-43 genome contains:
- a CDS encoding hypothetical protein (product_source=Hypo-rule applied), translating into TVASWESFNYIAFMVILLKKVKKQIKV